From Oncorhynchus keta strain PuntledgeMale-10-30-2019 chromosome 25, Oket_V2, whole genome shotgun sequence, one genomic window encodes:
- the LOC118358286 gene encoding apical junction component 1 homolog: protein MTRTDPPDILVSTLYRDIKLNPITGHSQQCDSQMIDKLERHTETINKRHCRSFDFLESLDDPQSFSASMEYPYKRTEHQGVHKEVTWNGLDHPGHLRFSSPDLFNTRLPPPQHANPDKTSTSQAARSDSKKRSRSKSAPRVKTTFTPVPISVSPPANKRGRDVSQAVPDPIRTSEPHRDSYSSNRAFLNEVHPIKLQPRSPLYVSDCFSEVSKQDQPAITPHVRCRVDIKPDAAVLQHTARRSQNMRTEHPWQRYSYSSQSRGLSVPRQVRTPTPSECYSGDYRQAYQYTTCMTPSYIQPVDMRRVPSPIMPREYLSREQRTLSNPNIPTKFFYTEDPTRYPVHPSARAYYQDDNSSLTSQGSTLNSQYVHDPRTRWVHTLPGRPYYTEQHMSSRDPGQAVYTRPYSTSEAGPYFAQTPQARAYYGDDPRAYPCQSNGSKVFYSKPYNPPAGQYIPYKAYHTEGRQQPQMSQAYADDWYRSSISGYSNQSSQLTPQRVRQEPVMSPWFANSYVEPNRLVAEVRNHSKSWDNILYPRHDREQAVPRGRSYENLFPSVTSQPVILNLSSSPRRYAARSISENSLEKGPNNPGRNTKAGLWFATPEITITDNDIRARNHKQRDVRSASWDTLDCEKAPTQNVLHHQEQPSESAELTKDRKHNNYSLQQSLEQLDELLADLVIDYKPPTNRKPSQDLLNQIKQLISEDDKKGKIKYSGLESLGGLESIGPLNTPPSSTKTSPDTIKDPDSGCDGLQSLQRSPEEISPDHSTDDNDTMMCANRKCKRTETLFNACLYFKSCHSCYTFYCSRNCRRDDWDSHKENCLYGRISSVCRHMLKYCRENSEIHKVFSRISKAGYLSRGRGILFLGFASPGTADNFLKVGLESLVMSPTYLSLRELDSFKDNLGDYCKDLQQAGNEYDPNECFLLNVSIAVGELVPNRPSPRVQTPTVRKYAKISLASSSPDKNVFKKESDMETLILTPPPGTPDIDKEGKEGMKAREICFINIQRALRTRGVFLRHEYPKIYNQLCEFVESNKRFTPTTIYPIDKRTGKQFMCMIMAASEPRTLDWVGTPHLLDDII, encoded by the coding sequence ATGACACGCACAGATCCCCCTGATATACTGGTATCCACTCTGTATCGGGACATCAAATTAAACCCCATCACTGGGCACTCTCAACAATGTGACTCGCAAATGATTGACAAACTGGAGCGACATACGGAGACCATCAACAAAAGACACTGCCGTAGCTTTGACTTCCTCGAGTCATTGGACGACCCACAGTCCTTTTCCGCCTCAATGGAATACCCTTACAAGAGGACTGAGCATCAGGGGGTGCATAAAGAGGTGACCTGGAATGGCCTGGATCATCCAGGACACCTCCGTTTCTCCTCCCCTGATCTGTTTAACACTAgactaccaccaccacagcatGCTAACCCAGACAAAACCAGTACCAGTCAGGCCGCAAGGTCAGATTCAAAGAAGAGGTCTAGATCTAAAAGTGCCCCCAGAGTCAAGACTACCTTTACCCCGGTGCCCATTTCAGTCTCCCCACCAGCAAACAAGAGGGGACGAGATGTCTCACAGGCTGTACCAGACCCTATAAGGACATCTGAACCACACCGGGACTCTTACTCCTCTAACCGGGCTTTTTTGAACGAGGTACACCCTATAAAACTGCAACCACGCTCTCCCCTCTATGTCTCGGACTGTTTCTCCGAGGTGAGCAAACAGGATCAGCCTGCCATCACTCCTCATGTCAGGTGTCGTGTTGATATCAAGCCAGATGCGGCAGTCCTACAGCACACAGCCCGGAGGTCTCAGAACATGAGGACTGAACATCCCTGGCAGAGATATTCCTACTCCAGTCAGAGTAGAGGTCTGTCTGTGCCACGGCAGGTACGGACACCCACGCCGAGCGAATGTTACAGTGGTGATTATAGACAAGCATATCAGTACACTACTTGCATGACTCCCAGCTACATTCAGCCAGTAGACATGCGAAGGGTGCCCTCCCCTATAATGCCAAGGGAATACTTGTCAAGGGAGCAGAGGACTCTCTCAAACCCCAATATACCAACTAAATTCTTCTACACTGAGGATCCGACTAGATATCCTGTCCATCCGTCTGCTAGAGCGTACTATCAGGATGATAATTCCAGCCTCACCAGCCAAGGCAGTACTCTTAATAGTCAGTATGTGCATGATCCAAGGACTCGCTGGGTTCACACTCTCCCAGGCCGACCATATTACACAGAGCAACACATGTCCAGCAGAGACCCTGGGCAGGCTGTCTATACCAGACCTTACTCCACAAGCGAAGCAGGGCCATACTTTGCTCAAACACCACAGGCAAGAGCATACTATGGGGACGATCCCAGAGCATATCCTTGTCAGTCAAATGGCTCCAAGGTGTTCTACAGCAAGCCGTACAACCCCCCAGCAGGACAGTATATTCCATACAAGGCGTATCACACGGAGGGCCGTCAACAACCACAAATGTCCCAGGCTTATGCAGATGACTGGTATCGTTCAAGTATATCTGGATACTCGAACCAGTCCTCTCAGCTGACACCACAGAGAGTAAGACAAGAGCCAGTAATGTCCCCCTGGTTTGCAAACAGTTATGTGGAGCCAAACAGACTGGTAGCAGAAGTCAGAAACCATTCCAAATCCTGGGACAATATTCTTTATCCTCGTCATGACAGGGAGCAAGCAGTACCCCGTGGACGCAGCTATGAGAATCTGTTTCCTAGTGTTACATCACAGCCAGTTATACTCAATCTATCTAGTTCACCAAGGCGCTATGCTGCCCGGTCCATCTCTGAAAACTCCTTAGAGAAAGGACCAAACAATCCTGGAAGGAACACTAAGGCTGGGCTATGGTTTGCAACTCCTGAGATCACAATAACCGACAATGACATACGTGCACGCAAccacaaacagagagatgtgcGTTCAGCCAGCTGGGATACACTGGATTGTGAAAAGGCACCGACTCAAAATGTTCTTCATCATCAAGAGCAGCCATCTGAGTCAGCAGAACTGACAAAAGACAGAAAACACAACAATTATTCCCTGCAGCAGAGCCTAGAGCAACTGGACGAGCTGCTAGCTGATCTTGTCATTGATTACAAACCACCGACCAACAGGAAGCCTAGTCAGGATCTATTGAACCAAATAAAACAGTTGATTAGTGAGGATGATAAAAAAGGAAAGATAAAATATTCGGGCCTAGAGAGTCTAGGAGGCCTAGAGAGTATAGGACCTCTCAACACACCACCCTCCTCCACTAAAACCAGCCCTGACACTATCAAAGACCCAGACAGTGGGTGTGATGGCTTACAGAGCTTACAGAGGAGTCCAGAGGAGATCTCCCCAGACCATAGCACAGACGACAATGACACCATGATGTGTGCCAACAGGAAGTGCAAGCGGACAGAGACCCTGTTCAATGCCTGTCTTTATTTCAAATCCTGTCATAGTTGCTACACCTTCTACTGCTCCCGGAACTGCCGTCGGGATGACTGGGACAGCCATAAAGAGAACTGTCTGTATGGACGTATCAGCAGTGTGTGCAGACACATGCTGAAGTACTGCAGAGAGAACTCTGAGATCCATAAAGTCTTCTCTCGCATTTCCAAAGCTGGCTACCTTTCCAGAGGGAGAGGCATTCTTTTCCTGGGCTTTGCTAGCCCAGGGACTGCTGACAACTTCCTGAAGGTCGGGCTTGAGAGCCTCGTCATGTCCCCCACATATCTGTCTCTCAGAGAGCTGGACAGCTTCAAAGACAACCTGGGGGATTACTGCAAGGACCTGCAGCAGGCTGGCAATGAGTATGACCCCAATGAATGTTTCCTCTTGAATGTATCCATAGCTGTTGGTGAACTAGTGCCTAACAGACCCTCACCAAGAGTCCAAACACCAACAGTCCGAAAATATGCAAAGATTTCGTTGGCCTCCTCCAGCCCAGATAAAAATGTcttcaagaaggagagtgacatGGAGACACTCATTCTGACCCCGCCTCCAGGCACACCTGATATTGACAAAGAGGGAAAGGAGGGTATGAAAGCCAGAGAGATCTGCTTTATCAATATCCAACGTGCGCTCAGGACCAGGGGAGTCTTCCTGCGTCATGAGTATCCCAAAATATACAATCAACTCTGTGAGTTTGTGGAGAGCAACAAGAGATTCACACCCACTACCATTTACCCCATAGATAAGAGAACAGGGAAGCAGTTCATGTGTATGATCATGGCTGCTTCTGAGCCCAGAACACTAGACTGGGTAGGCACCCCTCATCTCCTGGATGATATTATATAG